In the Paenibacillus sp. FSL H7-0357 genome, one interval contains:
- a CDS encoding ABC transporter ATP-binding protein, translated as MAIIAAEGFSFRYPDAERDTLHELSFTIEEGEFVVLLGPSGCGKTTLLRHLKRELAPVGLNSGSISYQGKPLAELPAETAAGDIGIVFQNPDAQIVMDTVWHELAFAMENMGYPPSVMRSRLAEIAGLFGLEPLLYKSVHELSGGQKQLLNLASVLLLQPKLLLLDEPTSQLDPVAAREFIQTLQRLNEELSMTVIISEHRLEEVLPLADRVLMLEDGVLQAQDTPRGFVRGAGQGLNASHQAYLPTASRLFLALSPEASSVPLESIPLTVREGKRWLHSHAAAAPAGATATSGSHSAAGVLSPVTAGRATASQDGAASRFTGEANAAAPLLSCREVTFRYEKDGPEVLRKLTLSLHRGELLAIMGGNGAGKSTLLHVLGGLAKPQRGKVESAKGLKSGLLAQNPLLYFSYDTVAEELRHMAQYAGKSPEEEKREIEALLDVFQLHQVLDSHPHDISGGQQQKLALAMIMLLKPGVLLLDEPTKGLDPGAKERLAALLRQLLEQGISIIIVTHDVEFAAKYATRCAMLFDGSITAEGAPAEFFSSNYFYTTVVNRMVRDLLPQALTFEDVIRTWQDSGFRC; from the coding sequence ATGGCGATCATCGCGGCGGAAGGATTTTCCTTCCGGTATCCCGATGCAGAGAGAGACACGCTCCATGAGCTCTCATTTACGATAGAGGAGGGCGAGTTCGTTGTGCTTCTCGGCCCTTCAGGCTGCGGCAAAACAACACTTCTGCGCCATCTGAAACGGGAGCTTGCTCCGGTGGGATTGAACAGCGGTTCCATCAGCTATCAAGGGAAGCCGCTGGCGGAATTGCCTGCGGAGACAGCAGCCGGGGATATCGGGATCGTATTTCAGAATCCGGATGCGCAGATTGTGATGGATACCGTATGGCATGAGCTGGCTTTTGCGATGGAAAATATGGGCTACCCGCCATCGGTCATGCGCAGCAGGCTGGCGGAAATCGCCGGGCTGTTCGGGCTGGAGCCGCTACTGTACAAATCGGTGCATGAGCTCTCAGGTGGACAAAAGCAGCTGCTGAATCTGGCCTCCGTGCTGCTGCTTCAGCCCAAGCTGCTGCTGCTGGACGAGCCGACCTCACAGCTTGATCCTGTCGCTGCCCGCGAGTTTATCCAGACCTTGCAGCGGCTGAATGAGGAACTGTCGATGACGGTCATCATCAGCGAGCACAGGCTGGAGGAGGTGCTGCCGCTGGCCGACCGGGTGCTGATGCTGGAGGATGGTGTTCTGCAGGCCCAGGACACTCCCCGCGGATTCGTGCGGGGAGCCGGGCAGGGCCTGAACGCGAGTCATCAGGCCTACCTGCCGACAGCGTCGCGGTTATTCCTCGCCCTGTCACCGGAGGCCTCATCCGTTCCGCTGGAATCCATTCCGCTGACGGTGCGTGAGGGCAAACGCTGGCTGCATTCACACGCAGCAGCAGCGCCTGCTGGAGCTACGGCTACCAGCGGCTCACACTCCGCTGCGGGCGTCCTTTCGCCTGTGACCGCAGGCCGTGCAACAGCATCACAAGACGGTGCAGCTTCACGCTTCACCGGCGAAGCCAATGCCGCAGCACCCCTGCTCAGCTGCCGGGAAGTCACCTTCCGTTATGAGAAGGACGGCCCGGAGGTGCTGCGCAAGCTGACGTTGTCCCTTCACCGGGGAGAGCTGCTGGCTATCATGGGCGGGAATGGTGCGGGGAAATCGACCCTGCTGCATGTACTGGGCGGGCTGGCGAAGCCGCAGCGCGGCAAGGTCGAGTCTGCCAAAGGGCTGAAGTCCGGTCTTCTGGCCCAGAACCCGCTGCTCTATTTCAGCTATGACACGGTAGCGGAGGAACTGCGGCATATGGCCCAGTATGCAGGCAAGTCTCCTGAGGAGGAGAAACGGGAGATAGAAGCCCTGCTGGATGTATTTCAGCTTCATCAAGTGCTGGACAGCCATCCGCATGATATCAGCGGCGGCCAGCAGCAGAAGCTGGCGCTGGCCATGATAATGCTGCTGAAGCCCGGCGTTCTGCTGCTGGATGAGCCGACCAAGGGGCTGGACCCCGGGGCGAAGGAAAGATTGGCAGCCTTGCTAAGGCAGCTTTTGGAGCAAGGCATAAGCATTATTATCGTGACGCATGATGTGGAGTTTGCTGCAAAATACGCAACCCGCTGCGCGATGCTGTTTGACGGAAGCATTACAGCAGAGGGAGCTCCGGCGGAGTTTTTCAGCAGCAACTATTTCTATACAACGGT
- a CDS encoding DUF4430 domain-containing protein, whose amino-acid sequence MSKQSKRWLFYPLLLLLAALLLAGCSSGERQSAGSDLNSAANTTATQSPAPDNAASPQTGDAANTAPPSEPAGSTASPSAEASAALEGAATSAPPDTAAGTVTSPVPAGTTAPAAHSPAAGTAGAAAAKASAAPGAAGGASAGPAESSAKPAATARPSAGANKPAATARPSAGANKPAATARPAAAVTQPPSEAAAPAKPAAAESTATVSITGDEEYGVILAPAAFEIEKGESALELLKRITRKNKIQMEYQGSKGFAYVEGIDNLYEFDHGAESGWMYKVNGEFPGKGAGSYTVQPGDAIEWLYTLDLGKDLGAKAP is encoded by the coding sequence ATGTCCAAGCAATCCAAACGATGGTTGTTTTATCCCTTGCTTCTTCTCTTGGCGGCGTTGCTACTGGCCGGCTGTTCTTCCGGCGAGCGGCAGTCTGCCGGTTCTGATCTGAACAGTGCAGCAAATACCACCGCTACACAAAGCCCCGCCCCTGATAACGCCGCGTCTCCGCAAACCGGAGACGCAGCGAACACGGCCCCGCCGTCAGAACCGGCGGGCAGCACCGCTTCGCCTTCCGCGGAGGCGTCGGCGGCTCTTGAAGGAGCGGCGACGTCTGCGCCGCCTGACACCGCTGCAGGCACGGTGACAAGTCCCGTGCCTGCAGGAACTACGGCGCCGGCTGCGCATAGCCCGGCAGCCGGCACCGCCGGAGCAGCCGCCGCGAAGGCGTCGGCGGCACCCGGCGCAGCAGGCGGCGCCAGTGCGGGCCCGGCAGAGTCCTCTGCCAAGCCCGCAGCCACCGCGCGTCCATCTGCCGGCGCGAATAAGCCGGCAGCCACCGCACGTCCGTCTGCCGGCGCGAATAAGCCGGCAGCCACCGCGCGTCCAGCGGCTGCCGTTACGCAGCCGCCGTCCGAAGCGGCAGCGCCTGCGAAGCCCGCCGCTGCGGAGAGCACAGCTACCGTCTCCATCACAGGGGATGAGGAGTACGGCGTGATTTTGGCTCCGGCAGCCTTTGAAATTGAGAAGGGCGAAAGTGCGCTGGAGCTGTTGAAACGGATTACCCGCAAGAACAAAATACAGATGGAATACCAGGGCTCCAAGGGTTTCGCCTATGTGGAAGGAATAGACAATCTGTATGAATTCGACCATGGGGCAGAGAGCGGCTGGATGTACAAGGTGAACGGGGAGTTTCCGGGCAAAGGTGCCGGAAGCTATACTGTACAGCCCGGGGATGCTATTGAGTGGCTGTACACCCTGGATCTGGGCAAAGATCTGGGAGCCAAAGCGCCATGA
- a CDS encoding energy-coupling factor transporter transmembrane component T, translated as MNSGFRSMHPSVALLYYAGLLLFAALLFHPLFLVTEIAGLLGLLLLQGQGRKLLRGLPFYLLMAGSVAVINPLFSHRGSHILFYFMDQPITLEAVFYGLMMMTVLLTIFILFISYNYTVTADKFMYLFAGAAPKTALLTLMTIRFVPLFQRRLRQISLIQQIRGIDVSKGKLRKRMRDGMTLLKVLLTWSLEEALQTADSMKARGYGIRKRSVYGIYRLDRQDKTVLALLSLSGIIPLFGWLQGYGIFEIYPRMKPMAWGSGEAVMYAGFCLFVGIPLWLEGKEKWLWRSSRRKDFPSGIPMQRETRSMSSHLR; from the coding sequence ATGAACAGCGGCTTTCGCTCCATGCATCCTTCGGTAGCCCTGCTATACTATGCAGGGCTGCTGCTGTTCGCTGCCCTGCTGTTTCATCCGCTGTTTCTGGTAACGGAAATTGCCGGTTTACTTGGCCTTCTGCTGCTGCAGGGACAGGGACGGAAGCTGCTGCGGGGGCTGCCTTTTTACCTGTTGATGGCCGGCTCCGTGGCCGTGATTAATCCATTGTTCTCGCACCGGGGCTCGCACATCCTGTTTTATTTTATGGATCAGCCGATTACGTTGGAAGCGGTGTTCTACGGACTGATGATGATGACCGTGCTGCTGACGATTTTTATATTGTTCATTTCTTATAACTACACGGTAACGGCGGATAAATTCATGTACCTGTTCGCCGGGGCAGCGCCTAAGACGGCCCTGCTGACGTTGATGACGATCCGCTTTGTGCCTTTGTTTCAGCGGCGGCTGCGGCAAATTTCCCTGATTCAGCAGATCAGAGGCATTGATGTAAGCAAGGGAAAGCTGCGCAAAAGAATGAGGGACGGCATGACCCTGCTCAAGGTGCTTCTGACCTGGTCGCTGGAGGAGGCGCTGCAGACGGCCGATTCGATGAAAGCACGCGGCTACGGCATCCGCAAACGCAGTGTGTACGGGATTTACAGGCTTGACCGGCAGGACAAGACCGTCTTGGCTCTGCTCTCGCTCAGCGGTATAATTCCGCTGTTTGGCTGGCTGCAGGGGTACGGCATCTTTGAGATATATCCGCGGATGAAACCTATGGCCTGGGGCTCAGGCGAGGCGGTCATGTATGCCGGCTTCTGCCTGTTCGTAGGAATCCCCCTCTGGCTGGAAGGAAAGGAGAAATGGTTATGGCGATCATCGCGGCGGAAGGATTTTCCTTCCGGTATCCCGATGCAGAGAGAGACACGCTCCATGAGCTCTCATTTACGATAG